One Panicum virgatum strain AP13 chromosome 9K, P.virgatum_v5, whole genome shotgun sequence genomic region harbors:
- the LOC120649478 gene encoding folate-biopterin transporter 1, chloroplastic-like isoform X3 codes for MAFRFLLSPPTLPLGSPTATATATVASYLIPAGHGRRPRRPLEHGCRCGRPPETALRGSSRGRDSYDDEEAAPRPLVIDGSRESSSDRQTGSAATRHQVTLKEGDTSNADHEGYQNRQCSADGFSKSRSKSGYFKAFGVDLSPDNVAVAIVYFVQGVLGLSRLAVSFYLKDDLHLGPAETAVISGFSALPWLVKPLYGFISDSIPLFGYRRRSYLFLSGLLGALSWSLMATIVDDKYSAALSIILGSLAVAVSDVVVDSMVVERARGESQSTSGSLQSLCWGSSAFGGVVSAYFSGSFVDTYGVRFVFGVTALLPLMTSTVAVLVNEDRLTLEERSFSLSVSSSELIERSKQRIMQIWNSVKQPSIFLPTLFIFLWQATPQSDSAMFFFTTNKLGFSPEFLGRVTLVTSVASLLGIGLYNSFLKEVPLRKIFLVTTVLGSALGMTQVLLVTGLNRKLGISDEWFSIGDSLIITVLGQVCNTFATTRLLHGPLGVSKSCTSTTGDMLQ; via the exons ATGGCCTTCCGCTTCCTGCTCTCCCCGCCGACCCTTCCGCTTGGGagccccaccgccaccgccaccgccacggtCGCGTCGTACCTAATCCCCgccggccacggccgccgccctcgACGCCCGCTGGAACACGGCTGCCGCTGCGGTCGCCCGCCAGAGACGGCGCTCCGTGGCAGCTCCAGGGGCCGCGACTcgtacgacgacgaggaggccgcCCCCCGGCCCCTCGTCATCGACGGCAGCAGAGAATCCTCCTCGGACCGTCAAACGG GGAGTGCAGCAACAAGACACCAGGTAACTTTGAAAGAAGGGGACACAAGTAATGCAGACCACGAGGGGTATCAAAATAGGCAATGTAGTGCAGATGGGTTTTCAAAGAGCAGGTCCAAATCAGGCTACTTCAAAGCATTCGGGGTTGATTTATCCCCTGATAATGTGGCTGTTGCTATCGTCTATTTTGTGCAAGGAGTTTTAGGTCTTTCCAGGCTTGCTGTCAGCTTCTACTTAAAAGATGATCTTCATCTCGGTCCAGCAGAG ACTGCAGTTATATCTGGTTTCTCAGCCTTGCCATGGTTGGTCAAGCCCCTCTACGGCTTTATCAG TGATTCCATCCCTCTCTTTGGATATCGAAGAAGGTCATATCTATTTCTATCAGGCCTCCTTGGAGCACTTTCATGGAGTTTGATGGCGACTATTGTGGATGATAAATACAGTGCAGCACTCTCTATTATTCTTGGATCTCTTGCAGTTGCCGTCTCTGATGTT GTGGTTGATTCTATGGTGGTTGAGAGAGCTCGAGGTGAATCGCAGAGTACATCTGGATCTCTCCAGTCTCTATGTTGGGGATCCTCAGCCTTTGGAGGAGTTGTGAGTGCATACTTCAGTGGTTCTTTTGTGGATACTTACGGCGTAAG ATTTGTCTTCGGTGTTACAGCACTTTTGCCGCTGATGACGTCTACTGTTGCAGTTCTTGTAAATGAAGACCGCTTGACTTTGGAGGAACGTTCATTCTCACTGTCAGTTTCAAGTTCAGAATTAATTGAGAGATCTAAGCAGCGTATCATGCAGATTTGGAATTCAGTAAAGCAACCCAGCATATTCCTACCAACCTTGTTCATATTCCTTTGGCAAGCAACACCACAATCAGACTCTGCTATGTTTTTCTTTAC CACAAACAAGCTTGGGTTTTCTCCGGAATTTCTAGGACGTGTCACGCTTGTTACATCTGTTGCATCCTTGTTGGGTATTGGGCTGTACAATTCGTTTTTGAAGGAAGTTCCATTGCGGAAAATTTTCCTTGTGACAACAGTTTTAGGTTCTGCGCTGGGAATGACACAG GTTCTTCTTGTCACTGGCCTGAACCGAAAGCTTGGTATAAGCGATGAATGGTTCTCCATTGGGGATTCCTTGATTATCACGGTCCTTGGTCAGGTATGCAACACTTTTGCAACAACTAGATTATTACATGGACCATTGGGGGTGTCGAAGTCATGTACGAGTACGACAG GTGATATGCTGCAATAG
- the LOC120649478 gene encoding folate-biopterin transporter 1, chloroplastic-like isoform X2 — translation MAFRFLLSPPTLPLGSPTATATATVASYLIPAGHGRRPRRPLEHGCRCGRPPETALRGSSRGRDSYDDEEAAPRPLVIDGSRESSSDRQTATRHQVTLKEGDTSNADHEGYQNRQCSADGFSKSRSKSGYFKAFGVDLSPDNVAVAIVYFVQGVLGLSRLAVSFYLKDDLHLGPAETAVISGFSALPWLVKPLYGFISDSIPLFGYRRRSYLFLSGLLGALSWSLMATIVDDKYSAALSIILGSLAVAVSDVVVDSMVVERARGESQSTSGSLQSLCWGSSAFGGVVSAYFSGSFVDTYGVRFVFGVTALLPLMTSTVAVLVNEDRLTLEERSFSLSVSSSELIERSKQRIMQIWNSVKQPSIFLPTLFIFLWQATPQSDSAMFFFTTNKLGFSPEFLGRVTLVTSVASLLGIGLYNSFLKEVPLRKIFLVTTVLGSALGMTQVLLVTGLNRKLGISDEWFSIGDSLIITVLGQASFMPVLVLAAKLCPPGVEATLFATLMSISNAGSVAGGLVGAGLTQFLGVTRDNFENLALLIAICNLTSLLPLPLLGLLPDESPTDSAQTKND, via the exons ATGGCCTTCCGCTTCCTGCTCTCCCCGCCGACCCTTCCGCTTGGGagccccaccgccaccgccaccgccacggtCGCGTCGTACCTAATCCCCgccggccacggccgccgccctcgACGCCCGCTGGAACACGGCTGCCGCTGCGGTCGCCCGCCAGAGACGGCGCTCCGTGGCAGCTCCAGGGGCCGCGACTcgtacgacgacgaggaggccgcCCCCCGGCCCCTCGTCATCGACGGCAGCAGAGAATCCTCCTCGGACCGTCAAACGG CAACAAGACACCAGGTAACTTTGAAAGAAGGGGACACAAGTAATGCAGACCACGAGGGGTATCAAAATAGGCAATGTAGTGCAGATGGGTTTTCAAAGAGCAGGTCCAAATCAGGCTACTTCAAAGCATTCGGGGTTGATTTATCCCCTGATAATGTGGCTGTTGCTATCGTCTATTTTGTGCAAGGAGTTTTAGGTCTTTCCAGGCTTGCTGTCAGCTTCTACTTAAAAGATGATCTTCATCTCGGTCCAGCAGAG ACTGCAGTTATATCTGGTTTCTCAGCCTTGCCATGGTTGGTCAAGCCCCTCTACGGCTTTATCAG TGATTCCATCCCTCTCTTTGGATATCGAAGAAGGTCATATCTATTTCTATCAGGCCTCCTTGGAGCACTTTCATGGAGTTTGATGGCGACTATTGTGGATGATAAATACAGTGCAGCACTCTCTATTATTCTTGGATCTCTTGCAGTTGCCGTCTCTGATGTT GTGGTTGATTCTATGGTGGTTGAGAGAGCTCGAGGTGAATCGCAGAGTACATCTGGATCTCTCCAGTCTCTATGTTGGGGATCCTCAGCCTTTGGAGGAGTTGTGAGTGCATACTTCAGTGGTTCTTTTGTGGATACTTACGGCGTAAG ATTTGTCTTCGGTGTTACAGCACTTTTGCCGCTGATGACGTCTACTGTTGCAGTTCTTGTAAATGAAGACCGCTTGACTTTGGAGGAACGTTCATTCTCACTGTCAGTTTCAAGTTCAGAATTAATTGAGAGATCTAAGCAGCGTATCATGCAGATTTGGAATTCAGTAAAGCAACCCAGCATATTCCTACCAACCTTGTTCATATTCCTTTGGCAAGCAACACCACAATCAGACTCTGCTATGTTTTTCTTTAC CACAAACAAGCTTGGGTTTTCTCCGGAATTTCTAGGACGTGTCACGCTTGTTACATCTGTTGCATCCTTGTTGGGTATTGGGCTGTACAATTCGTTTTTGAAGGAAGTTCCATTGCGGAAAATTTTCCTTGTGACAACAGTTTTAGGTTCTGCGCTGGGAATGACACAG GTTCTTCTTGTCACTGGCCTGAACCGAAAGCTTGGTATAAGCGATGAATGGTTCTCCATTGGGGATTCCTTGATTATCACGGTCCTTGGTCAG GCTTCCTTCATGCCTGTCTTGGTGTTGGCTGCGAAATTGTGCCCTCCAGGAGTGGAAGCAACTTTATTTGCTACTTTGATGTCCATTTCGAATGCGGGCAGTGTTGCTGGCGGTCTAGTGGGCGCGGGTCTAACTCAGTTCTTGGGAGTCACCAGAGACAATTTTGAAAATCTGGCTCTGCTGATTGCCATCTGCAATCTCACTTCCCTGCtacctcttcctcttctgggtCTCCTGCCAGATGAATCCCCTACAGATAGTGCACAGACAAAAAATGATTGA
- the LOC120649478 gene encoding folate-biopterin transporter 1, chloroplastic-like isoform X1, whose amino-acid sequence MAFRFLLSPPTLPLGSPTATATATVASYLIPAGHGRRPRRPLEHGCRCGRPPETALRGSSRGRDSYDDEEAAPRPLVIDGSRESSSDRQTGSAATRHQVTLKEGDTSNADHEGYQNRQCSADGFSKSRSKSGYFKAFGVDLSPDNVAVAIVYFVQGVLGLSRLAVSFYLKDDLHLGPAETAVISGFSALPWLVKPLYGFISDSIPLFGYRRRSYLFLSGLLGALSWSLMATIVDDKYSAALSIILGSLAVAVSDVVVDSMVVERARGESQSTSGSLQSLCWGSSAFGGVVSAYFSGSFVDTYGVRFVFGVTALLPLMTSTVAVLVNEDRLTLEERSFSLSVSSSELIERSKQRIMQIWNSVKQPSIFLPTLFIFLWQATPQSDSAMFFFTTNKLGFSPEFLGRVTLVTSVASLLGIGLYNSFLKEVPLRKIFLVTTVLGSALGMTQVLLVTGLNRKLGISDEWFSIGDSLIITVLGQASFMPVLVLAAKLCPPGVEATLFATLMSISNAGSVAGGLVGAGLTQFLGVTRDNFENLALLIAICNLTSLLPLPLLGLLPDESPTDSAQTKND is encoded by the exons ATGGCCTTCCGCTTCCTGCTCTCCCCGCCGACCCTTCCGCTTGGGagccccaccgccaccgccaccgccacggtCGCGTCGTACCTAATCCCCgccggccacggccgccgccctcgACGCCCGCTGGAACACGGCTGCCGCTGCGGTCGCCCGCCAGAGACGGCGCTCCGTGGCAGCTCCAGGGGCCGCGACTcgtacgacgacgaggaggccgcCCCCCGGCCCCTCGTCATCGACGGCAGCAGAGAATCCTCCTCGGACCGTCAAACGG GGAGTGCAGCAACAAGACACCAGGTAACTTTGAAAGAAGGGGACACAAGTAATGCAGACCACGAGGGGTATCAAAATAGGCAATGTAGTGCAGATGGGTTTTCAAAGAGCAGGTCCAAATCAGGCTACTTCAAAGCATTCGGGGTTGATTTATCCCCTGATAATGTGGCTGTTGCTATCGTCTATTTTGTGCAAGGAGTTTTAGGTCTTTCCAGGCTTGCTGTCAGCTTCTACTTAAAAGATGATCTTCATCTCGGTCCAGCAGAG ACTGCAGTTATATCTGGTTTCTCAGCCTTGCCATGGTTGGTCAAGCCCCTCTACGGCTTTATCAG TGATTCCATCCCTCTCTTTGGATATCGAAGAAGGTCATATCTATTTCTATCAGGCCTCCTTGGAGCACTTTCATGGAGTTTGATGGCGACTATTGTGGATGATAAATACAGTGCAGCACTCTCTATTATTCTTGGATCTCTTGCAGTTGCCGTCTCTGATGTT GTGGTTGATTCTATGGTGGTTGAGAGAGCTCGAGGTGAATCGCAGAGTACATCTGGATCTCTCCAGTCTCTATGTTGGGGATCCTCAGCCTTTGGAGGAGTTGTGAGTGCATACTTCAGTGGTTCTTTTGTGGATACTTACGGCGTAAG ATTTGTCTTCGGTGTTACAGCACTTTTGCCGCTGATGACGTCTACTGTTGCAGTTCTTGTAAATGAAGACCGCTTGACTTTGGAGGAACGTTCATTCTCACTGTCAGTTTCAAGTTCAGAATTAATTGAGAGATCTAAGCAGCGTATCATGCAGATTTGGAATTCAGTAAAGCAACCCAGCATATTCCTACCAACCTTGTTCATATTCCTTTGGCAAGCAACACCACAATCAGACTCTGCTATGTTTTTCTTTAC CACAAACAAGCTTGGGTTTTCTCCGGAATTTCTAGGACGTGTCACGCTTGTTACATCTGTTGCATCCTTGTTGGGTATTGGGCTGTACAATTCGTTTTTGAAGGAAGTTCCATTGCGGAAAATTTTCCTTGTGACAACAGTTTTAGGTTCTGCGCTGGGAATGACACAG GTTCTTCTTGTCACTGGCCTGAACCGAAAGCTTGGTATAAGCGATGAATGGTTCTCCATTGGGGATTCCTTGATTATCACGGTCCTTGGTCAG GCTTCCTTCATGCCTGTCTTGGTGTTGGCTGCGAAATTGTGCCCTCCAGGAGTGGAAGCAACTTTATTTGCTACTTTGATGTCCATTTCGAATGCGGGCAGTGTTGCTGGCGGTCTAGTGGGCGCGGGTCTAACTCAGTTCTTGGGAGTCACCAGAGACAATTTTGAAAATCTGGCTCTGCTGATTGCCATCTGCAATCTCACTTCCCTGCtacctcttcctcttctgggtCTCCTGCCAGATGAATCCCCTACAGATAGTGCACAGACAAAAAATGATTGA
- the LOC120649479 gene encoding uncharacterized protein LOC120649479 has product MDLDEGAGVIAGGGSSSDSTVRHQTAPAPAIEQAPCRPAGSSSVRPPAVVAPAFEGLSFPPRPGKPEWVMLDCFIRHLSVEDSTLAYEFTSAGDIIGVGFRAAAPPETSRLVFSLFPGETKKKEKGQQFGFRRDGRMDSSLWPSDASKAVAAHRNSMLLRFLVPSRGGRNEEFFIYRSDPVALKRLGPCGHEFINCCVENSVGILCREEDDEFAVAHLTVTPQGRSIPWSATPVTGELCYMLSKDGTWRTRCLPIRHGEGEGDGLVWWETDTVIAFRDTICWVDYLRGMLFCDVFSPDPELRYVPLPVTPFKGNRHPETGDRGGIFAHRSVCVTQDGAIRFIDAATSNV; this is encoded by the coding sequence ATGGATCTCGATGAGGGGGCGGGGGTCATCGCCGGGGGAGGTTCTTCCTCTGACTCTACCGTGCGCCATcagacggcgccggcgccggcgatcgAGCAAGCACCGTGCCGTCCCGCCGGTTCCTCCTCCGTGCGACCGCCAGCGGTCGTCGCCCCCGCGTTCGAAGgactctccttccctccccgtCCTGGAAAGCCGGAGTGGGTAATGCTGGATTGCTTCATCCGCCACCTGAGCGTCGAGGATTCCACCTTGGCTTACGAGTTCACCTCCGCCGGCGACATCATCGGCGTCGGCTTCAGAGCGGCGGCTCCCCCTGAGACGTCCCGCCTCGTCTTCAGCTTGTTTCCCGGcgagacgaagaagaaggagaaaggaCAGCAGTTCGGATTCCGACGAGACGGGCGGATGGATTCTTCCCTCTGGCCTTCGGATGCTTCAAAAGCCGTCGCTGCCCACAGGAACTCCATGCTACTGCGTTTCCTTGTCCCTTCCAGAGGTGGACGCAACGAGGAGTTCTTCATCTACAGATCTGATCCTGTGGCTCTCAAAAGGCTTGGCCCCTGCGGACACGAGTTCATCAACTGTTGTGTGGAGAACAGTGTTGGGATTCTTTGCCGTGAGGAGGACGATGAGTTCGCGGTGGCGCACCTCACGGTGACACCGCAAGGCCGCTCCATCCCGTGGAGCGCTACCCCGGTGACAGGGGAACTTTGCTACATGCTCAGCAAGGATGGCACATGGCGCACCAGGTGCCTGCCGATCCGCCATGGTGAGGGAGAAGGTGATGGTTTGGTCTGGTGGGAAACCGATACGGTCATTGCCTTCCGTGACACGATTTGCTGGGTGGATTACTTGAGGGGGATGCTGTTTTGTGATGTTTTTAGCCCTGATCCTGAGCTGCGATACGTCCCACTGCCAGTGACTCCTTTTAAGGGAAATAGACATCCGGAAACAGGTGATAGAGGGGGTATATTTGCACACCGAAGTGTTTGCGTCACACAAGATGGTGCTATCAGATTCATTGATGCGGCGACCAGCAACGTTTAG